One stretch of Bradyrhizobium canariense DNA includes these proteins:
- a CDS encoding carboxymuconolactone decarboxylase family protein, producing the protein MSHPRSEYKNLEAMAPDVYELVTGLGRAAAKAGIDKQLLELIKLRASQINGCAFCVQYHILQAESLGVSADKLNLVVVWREAPQFSARERAALAWTEALTLLTGGVDDAVYAEARAEFSEKELTYLSSAIASINVWNRFGVAYRWTPPARQKVDRAAASWSLFGYAFS; encoded by the coding sequence ATGTCACATCCACGTAGCGAATACAAAAATCTCGAAGCCATGGCGCCTGACGTCTACGAACTCGTCACGGGGCTGGGCCGGGCTGCTGCGAAGGCCGGCATCGACAAGCAACTGCTTGAACTGATCAAGCTGCGCGCTTCGCAGATCAACGGCTGCGCATTCTGCGTGCAGTATCATATCCTGCAGGCCGAAAGCCTCGGCGTATCGGCCGACAAACTCAATCTTGTGGTGGTGTGGCGCGAGGCGCCGCAATTTTCCGCGCGGGAGCGCGCGGCCCTGGCATGGACCGAGGCGCTGACGCTGCTGACCGGAGGCGTCGACGATGCGGTTTATGCGGAAGCGCGTGCGGAATTTTCCGAGAAGGAATTGACGTATCTGAGCTCAGCGATCGCTTCGATCAATGTCTGGAACAGGTTTGGTGTCGCCTATCGCTGGACCCCTCCGGCGCGGCAAAAGGTGGATCGCGCAGCAGCGTCGTGGTCTCTTTTTGGTTACGCGTTTTCCTGA
- a CDS encoding MarR family winged helix-turn-helix transcriptional regulator, whose protein sequence is MQSPDIARVRPPPPGFGKRGEKGHLAYLLRQAQAATRLTLERALADFGITPPQFAVLTMLNAYPGLSGADVARVALLTPQTVGVIIRNLERDGAIRKTPHPVHGRVLQWTLTPRGAALLGKCRHHVNAVERRLTAGLGAKAQLTIRRWLSKIAADLQQDG, encoded by the coding sequence GTGCAGTCCCCTGATATCGCCCGTGTCCGCCCGCCTCCCCCGGGTTTCGGAAAACGCGGCGAAAAAGGCCACCTCGCCTATCTGCTGCGGCAGGCCCAGGCCGCGACGCGGCTGACGCTGGAGCGGGCACTCGCCGATTTCGGCATTACGCCGCCGCAGTTTGCCGTCTTGACCATGCTGAACGCCTATCCCGGACTCTCCGGCGCCGACGTCGCGCGCGTGGCGCTGCTGACGCCGCAGACCGTTGGCGTCATCATCCGCAATCTGGAGCGCGACGGCGCCATCCGGAAGACACCGCATCCGGTCCACGGTCGGGTGCTGCAGTGGACGCTGACCCCTCGCGGAGCGGCCTTGCTCGGCAAATGCCGGCATCACGTCAATGCGGTGGAACGGCGGCTGACGGCCGGCCTCGGCGCCAAGGCCCAACTCACGATCCGGCGCTGGCTGTCCAAAATTGCCGCGGATTTGCAGCAGGATGGCTAG
- a CDS encoding lytic murein transglycosylase, whose product MKQPDSPNAPTRRALLRSGLGAGILLAHPVAAFATAPPGFDRWREGFRARAHAKGISEATWNRVMGHIEPDMTVFKEMQQQPEFNEEIWQYINRRVSDWRIIHGKEALRKNEALFARIEHDFGVERGTLLALWGVESAYGDPLVQQNHMRPVFPSLAALAWNAPRRRAYWDAELINALKIVDRGWSTPQEMRGSWAGAMGHTQWMPEVWLNVGMDYDGDGRVSPFGKPDDALGSTARFLVNRGRYHRGEHWGYEVRAPDGTSGRSRTYAAWSSAGVTRADGQPFVQPGASAQLWVPVPGGPAFLLGPNFYAVRSYNPSMNYALAICHLGDRVLGGRPFIQPFPGSERALTLAEVQEMQTRLTKAGFDTGGTDGRVGNDTMAAIRDYQTKMGLVPADGYGGLNVLARLRQGS is encoded by the coding sequence ATGAAACAGCCTGATTCTCCGAACGCGCCGACGCGACGTGCGCTGCTGCGGTCCGGCCTTGGCGCCGGCATCTTGCTCGCGCATCCGGTTGCCGCATTCGCGACAGCGCCACCCGGCTTCGATCGGTGGCGTGAAGGTTTTCGTGCACGCGCCCACGCCAAGGGCATTTCGGAGGCGACCTGGAACCGCGTCATGGGCCACATCGAGCCTGACATGACCGTGTTCAAAGAGATGCAGCAGCAGCCCGAGTTCAACGAGGAGATCTGGCAGTACATCAATCGCCGCGTCTCGGACTGGCGCATCATTCACGGTAAGGAAGCACTGCGGAAGAACGAGGCGTTGTTCGCACGGATCGAACATGATTTCGGTGTCGAGCGCGGCACCCTGCTGGCGTTGTGGGGCGTCGAATCCGCCTATGGCGATCCGCTGGTGCAGCAGAACCATATGCGGCCGGTGTTTCCGTCGCTGGCCGCGCTCGCCTGGAACGCGCCGCGCCGCCGCGCCTATTGGGATGCCGAGCTGATCAATGCGCTGAAGATCGTCGATCGCGGCTGGAGTACCCCACAGGAGATGCGGGGGTCGTGGGCCGGCGCGATGGGGCATACCCAATGGATGCCGGAAGTCTGGCTCAATGTCGGCATGGACTATGACGGCGATGGAAGAGTGTCGCCATTCGGCAAGCCCGACGATGCGCTGGGCTCGACCGCGCGCTTTCTGGTCAATCGCGGCAGATATCACCGCGGCGAGCATTGGGGCTATGAGGTGCGCGCGCCGGACGGCACGTCAGGCCGCAGCCGCACCTACGCGGCGTGGTCGAGCGCCGGCGTCACCCGCGCTGATGGTCAGCCGTTCGTGCAGCCGGGCGCCAGCGCGCAATTGTGGGTGCCGGTGCCAGGCGGACCGGCGTTCCTGCTGGGACCTAATTTCTACGCCGTGCGCAGCTACAATCCCTCGATGAATTACGCGCTGGCGATCTGCCATCTCGGCGACCGTGTCCTCGGCGGCCGGCCCTTCATCCAGCCGTTCCCTGGCTCGGAGCGCGCGCTGACCTTGGCCGAGGTTCAGGAAATGCAAACGCGCCTGACCAAGGCCGGTTTCGATACCGGCGGCACCGACGGCCGCGTCGGCAACGACACCATGGCCGCGATCAGGGATTATCAGACCAAGATGGGACTGGTACCCGCCGACGGTTATGGCGGGCTGAACGTGCTGGCGCGGCTAAGACAGGGATCGTGA
- a CDS encoding SDR family NAD(P)-dependent oxidoreductase, with amino-acid sequence MTGQVEGKVALVTGGASGIGAAVAELLAQEGAKVVATDIDELRGPELVAGLNKSGHQAIFLHQDVTSEERWAEVTSDIEKRFGRLDILVSNAGIGISVPSITDMSLHDWRRQTAINLDGVFLSVKYCLPLMRKTGGGSVIMMSSLAGLRGAAGLAGYCATKGGVRLFAKAVAMECASAGDGIRVNSVHPGIIDTPIWGKIPTEAAGRGQNAPIDPEERAKLATPLGRVGYATEIASGVLYLASDASRYVTGTELVIDGGMNAGSAVRRTG; translated from the coding sequence ATGACAGGGCAGGTTGAAGGCAAGGTCGCGCTGGTCACCGGCGGGGCATCGGGTATCGGTGCCGCCGTCGCCGAGTTGCTGGCGCAAGAGGGCGCGAAGGTTGTGGCAACCGATATCGACGAGCTCAGGGGGCCGGAACTCGTTGCCGGCCTCAACAAGTCCGGTCACCAGGCCATATTCCTTCATCAGGATGTGACCAGTGAAGAGCGCTGGGCGGAGGTGACGTCCGACATCGAAAAGCGGTTCGGCCGGCTGGACATTCTGGTTTCGAATGCAGGCATCGGAATCTCGGTGCCCTCGATAACCGATATGTCGCTGCACGACTGGCGGCGGCAGACGGCGATCAATCTGGACGGTGTGTTCCTGTCGGTGAAGTATTGCCTGCCACTGATGCGCAAGACTGGAGGCGGCTCCGTTATCATGATGTCGTCGCTTGCCGGCTTGCGCGGAGCGGCGGGTCTCGCCGGCTATTGCGCGACCAAAGGCGGCGTGCGGTTGTTCGCCAAGGCGGTCGCAATGGAGTGCGCGTCGGCCGGTGACGGCATCCGGGTCAACTCGGTGCATCCCGGCATCATCGACACGCCGATCTGGGGAAAAATTCCGACGGAGGCGGCGGGCCGCGGACAGAACGCGCCGATCGATCCCGAGGAACGCGCGAAATTGGCCACGCCGCTCGGTCGCGTGGGCTACGCTACCGAAATTGCCAGCGGCGTCTTGTATCTGGCGTCCGATGCATCCCGCTATGTGACCGGAACCGAGCTGGTGATCGATGGCGGCATGAACGCGGGAAGCGCTGTTCGCCGGACGGGGTAA
- the recJ gene encoding single-stranded-DNA-specific exonuclease RecJ: MTLSASALPVEAPSAFLGVSRSATGKLWRDRLDARGAVRALAITQRYQLPEMLARVLAGRDVEIDAVEDFLDPTIRKLMPDPYTVTQMETAAKRIADAASRREKVAIFGDYDVDGATSAALLAWHLRHCGLDPLIHIPDRIFEGYGPNVEAVRALAAKGATLLITVDCGTTSFEPLAEARRLGMSVVVIDHHQSGEELPEVDALVNPNRPDDLSGLGHLAAVGLVLITLVAVNRELRSRGFWTGEMPEPDLLGMLHHVALGTVADVAPLIGLNRAFVAKGLIAMRRRDHVGHTALMDVARLNGPPEAWHLGFMLGPRINAGGRIGRADLGVRLLLEGDISEAARIAAELDRLNTERRVIEQMAEAQAEAEALASLGLEDKGAVIVTASEGWHPGVVGLVASRLKEKFARPAFAIALEPGGIGTGSGRSISGVDLGKSVRSAVKEGLLMKGGGHAMAAGVTLRRERLAEFRAFMESALARDVANSRHENELFIDGAVSARAVTPEFVATLNRAGPFGSANPEPVIALPSHQLVYADEVGQAHLRVRFKSGDGAIVNGIAFRSVGQKLGNALTEHRGQPLHVAGSLAVDRWQGNERVQLRVTDVAVPDHGPAIIR; the protein is encoded by the coding sequence ATGACGCTTTCCGCATCCGCACTGCCTGTTGAAGCGCCGTCCGCCTTCTTGGGCGTGTCGCGCTCCGCGACCGGCAAATTGTGGCGCGATCGGCTCGACGCGCGCGGCGCGGTGCGGGCGCTCGCCATCACGCAGCGCTATCAACTGCCGGAAATGCTGGCGCGGGTGCTGGCGGGCCGTGATGTCGAGATCGACGCGGTCGAGGATTTCCTCGATCCGACCATCCGCAAATTGATGCCCGATCCCTACACCGTGACGCAGATGGAAACCGCGGCCAAGCGCATCGCGGATGCGGCCTCGCGACGCGAAAAGGTGGCGATCTTCGGCGATTACGATGTCGATGGCGCAACCTCGGCGGCGCTGCTGGCGTGGCACCTGCGCCATTGCGGGCTCGATCCGCTGATTCATATTCCCGACCGGATCTTTGAAGGCTACGGCCCCAACGTCGAGGCGGTGCGGGCGCTCGCGGCCAAGGGTGCAACGCTGCTGATCACGGTGGATTGCGGGACCACGAGCTTCGAGCCGCTGGCCGAGGCGCGGCGCCTTGGCATGTCGGTCGTCGTGATCGATCATCACCAATCCGGCGAAGAACTGCCCGAGGTCGATGCTTTGGTGAATCCAAACCGGCCCGACGATCTCTCGGGCCTCGGCCATCTCGCGGCCGTGGGCCTGGTGCTGATCACGCTGGTCGCGGTGAACAGGGAACTGCGAAGCCGCGGCTTCTGGACCGGCGAAATGCCGGAACCGGATCTGCTCGGCATGCTCCATCATGTGGCGCTCGGTACCGTTGCCGATGTCGCGCCGCTGATCGGACTCAATAGGGCCTTTGTCGCGAAGGGCCTGATCGCGATGCGGCGCCGCGACCATGTCGGCCACACCGCGCTGATGGATGTGGCGCGGCTGAACGGGCCGCCCGAGGCCTGGCATCTCGGCTTCATGCTGGGGCCGCGGATCAATGCCGGCGGCCGGATCGGGCGCGCCGATCTCGGCGTCCGGCTGCTGCTGGAAGGCGACATCTCCGAGGCCGCAAGAATCGCAGCCGAACTCGACCGCTTGAATACCGAGCGCCGGGTCATCGAGCAGATGGCGGAGGCCCAGGCGGAAGCCGAGGCGCTGGCCTCGCTCGGCCTGGAAGATAAGGGTGCCGTGATCGTCACGGCATCGGAAGGCTGGCACCCCGGCGTGGTCGGCCTTGTCGCATCGCGGCTGAAAGAGAAATTCGCGCGCCCTGCGTTCGCGATCGCGCTGGAGCCCGGCGGCATCGGCACCGGCTCCGGCCGCTCGATCTCCGGCGTCGATCTCGGCAAGTCGGTGCGCAGTGCAGTGAAAGAGGGATTGCTGATGAAAGGCGGCGGCCACGCGATGGCCGCGGGCGTGACGCTGCGCAGGGAAAGGCTGGCGGAGTTCCGCGCCTTCATGGAAAGCGCGCTGGCGCGGGATGTCGCCAACTCGCGGCATGAGAACGAGCTGTTCATCGACGGCGCGGTCAGCGCGCGCGCCGTGACGCCGGAATTTGTCGCAACGCTCAATCGCGCGGGCCCGTTCGGAAGCGCCAATCCCGAACCGGTTATCGCGCTGCCCTCGCATCAACTTGTTTATGCCGACGAAGTCGGGCAGGCGCATCTGCGGGTGCGGTTCAAATCCGGCGACGGCGCAATCGTCAACGGCATCGCGTTCCGTTCGGTTGGCCAAAAGCTCGGCAACGCGCTGACCGAGCATCGCGGGCAACCCTTGCATGTGGCAGGATCGCTCGCGGTCGATCGCTGGCAGGGGAACGAACGTGTGCAGTTGCGGGTGACGGACGTCGCCGTGCCGGATCACGGACCGGCGATAATCAGATAA
- a CDS encoding methyl-accepting chemotaxis protein, whose translation MSTALDRNSNRTRSFANESANPANTEDASDVSALIARLTAEVNQVACEKTKSIQKITNQMKMLALNALIESSRAGAQGAGFAVVAQEVRNVGQQVEAIARELETQLMKRTGTLMSSIERMTERSRGERMVDLSLNAIELIDRNLYERTCDVRWWATDSAVVNCAAAPGAATVSHVSERLAVILGAYTVYLDLWLCDLDGNVLAGGRPDRFNVVGQNVAATKWFREAHNLRSGDEYVAGDAECQPLLGNAQVATYCASVRADGKANGKPIGVLAIHFDWEAQARAIVQGVRVDAADRARVLLIDSNFRVIAASDGQGLLAERMPLALEGRRSGFYHDRSGALIAFHATPGYETYKGLGWFGAIVCAPDSSAPAAV comes from the coding sequence ATGTCTACCGCGCTTGATCGCAATTCCAATCGAACGAGATCGTTCGCGAACGAATCGGCCAATCCGGCCAACACCGAAGACGCGTCCGATGTCTCAGCACTGATCGCCCGGTTGACCGCCGAGGTCAACCAGGTCGCCTGCGAGAAGACCAAATCAATCCAGAAAATCACCAATCAGATGAAGATGCTGGCGCTGAACGCGCTGATCGAAAGTTCGCGCGCCGGCGCGCAAGGCGCCGGCTTTGCCGTGGTTGCGCAGGAGGTCCGCAATGTCGGTCAACAAGTCGAGGCGATTGCGCGCGAACTCGAGACCCAGTTGATGAAGAGGACCGGCACCCTGATGAGCTCGATCGAGCGGATGACCGAGAGATCTCGCGGCGAGCGCATGGTCGACCTGTCGCTGAATGCCATCGAGCTGATCGATCGCAACCTCTATGAGCGAACCTGCGACGTGCGCTGGTGGGCGACCGACTCCGCCGTCGTCAACTGCGCCGCAGCGCCGGGCGCAGCAACCGTCTCGCATGTGTCGGAGCGGCTGGCGGTGATCCTCGGCGCTTACACGGTGTATCTCGATCTTTGGCTCTGCGATCTCGACGGCAATGTCCTGGCCGGTGGTCGGCCGGACCGCTTCAATGTGGTCGGCCAAAACGTCGCCGCGACGAAGTGGTTTCGCGAGGCGCACAATCTGCGCTCAGGAGACGAGTATGTCGCTGGCGACGCCGAGTGCCAGCCCCTGCTCGGCAATGCTCAGGTCGCAACCTATTGCGCGAGCGTCCGCGCCGATGGCAAAGCCAATGGCAAGCCGATCGGAGTGCTGGCGATCCACTTCGACTGGGAAGCCCAGGCCCGCGCCATCGTTCAGGGGGTGCGGGTCGACGCCGCCGACAGGGCACGCGTGCTGCTGATCGACTCGAATTTTCGGGTGATCGCAGCATCCGACGGCCAAGGCCTGCTCGCCGAGCGCATGCCGCTTGCGCTGGAGGGACGGCGCAGCGGCTTCTATCACGACCGATCCGGCGCGCTGATCGCGTTCCATGCCACGCCCGGCTACGAGACCTACAAGGGTCTTGGCTGGTTCGGAGCGATCGTCTGCGCGCCTGATAGTTCGGCGCCGGCAGCAGTCTAG
- a CDS encoding haloacid dehalogenase type II — protein sequence MSDISAVKALVFDVFGTVVDWRSSLIADFTKWGDQRGIKADWTALVDGWRAVYAASMDEVRKHPERGYMILDKLHRQSLEKLVAQLSITGLTDADLRHLTMGWHRLHAWPDSVAGLTRLKKKFIISPLSNGNVALLTNMAKFAGLPWDLVMSAELFEHYKPDPETYLGAARLLCLPPEQVMMVAAHNHDLKAAQKLGLKTAFVARPTEYGPLQKYDFEAKGDWDIVAKDFGGVADRLGC from the coding sequence ATGTCTGATATTTCGGCGGTGAAGGCCCTGGTGTTCGACGTGTTCGGCACCGTCGTCGACTGGCGTTCCAGCCTGATCGCGGATTTCACAAAGTGGGGCGATCAACGCGGCATCAAGGCCGACTGGACCGCGCTGGTCGACGGCTGGCGCGCGGTTTATGCCGCTTCGATGGATGAGGTGAGAAAGCATCCGGAGCGCGGCTACATGATTCTCGACAAGCTTCACCGCCAGTCGCTTGAAAAACTGGTTGCGCAGCTTTCGATCACCGGACTGACCGATGCCGATCTGCGTCATCTCACCATGGGCTGGCATCGGCTGCACGCGTGGCCGGACAGCGTCGCCGGCCTGACGCGGCTGAAGAAGAAGTTCATCATTAGCCCGCTCTCGAACGGCAATGTGGCGCTGTTGACCAACATGGCGAAATTCGCCGGCCTGCCATGGGATCTCGTGATGTCGGCCGAGCTGTTCGAGCACTACAAGCCCGATCCCGAAACCTATCTGGGCGCCGCCAGGCTGCTGTGCCTGCCGCCCGAGCAGGTGATGATGGTCGCCGCGCATAATCATGACCTGAAAGCGGCACAGAAGCTGGGGTTGAAGACGGCGTTCGTCGCGCGCCCAACCGAATACGGTCCGCTGCAGAAATATGATTTCGAGGCGAAGGGCGATTGGGACATCGTCGCCAAGGACTTTGGCGGGGTCGCGGACCGGCTGGGCTGCTAG
- the glpX gene encoding class II fructose-bisphosphatase, with the protein MSTHISVPPQLLLERILTLEIVRVTERAAVSAARLRGHGNEKAADQAAVDAMRRELNKLPIEGTVVIGEGERDEAPMLFIGEKVGINAGPKVDIAVDPLEGTTLCAKNMPGSIATMAMADGGTLLHAPDVYMQKIAVGPGYAKGVVELDASPADNVKRLAKAKGVDPSAITVLVLDRPRHADIIQGVRSTGAAVHLITDGDVAGVIHCATPDETGVDMYIGTGGAPEGVLAAVALRCIGGQMQCRLILDTEEKRARAHKMGVTDPKMIYGIEDMAKGDCLFAATGVTTGSLLSGVKFRKDVIQTETVVMRSVTGTVRYIKAEHRQLEKFHLD; encoded by the coding sequence ATGTCGACCCATATTTCCGTTCCGCCGCAGCTATTGCTCGAACGTATTCTTACGCTTGAGATCGTGCGGGTGACAGAACGCGCAGCGGTGTCGGCGGCGCGGCTGCGCGGCCACGGCAACGAGAAGGCGGCCGACCAGGCCGCGGTCGACGCGATGCGCCGCGAACTCAACAAATTGCCGATCGAAGGCACCGTGGTGATCGGCGAGGGCGAGCGCGACGAGGCGCCGATGCTGTTCATCGGCGAGAAAGTCGGCATCAATGCCGGCCCGAAAGTAGACATCGCCGTCGATCCGCTCGAGGGCACCACCTTGTGCGCCAAGAACATGCCGGGTTCGATCGCGACCATGGCGATGGCCGATGGCGGCACGCTGCTTCATGCGCCCGACGTCTACATGCAGAAGATCGCTGTCGGCCCCGGCTACGCCAAAGGCGTCGTCGAATTGGATGCATCTCCCGCCGACAACGTTAAGCGGCTGGCCAAGGCCAAGGGCGTCGATCCCTCGGCGATTACCGTGCTGGTGCTCGACCGTCCGCGCCATGCCGATATCATTCAGGGGGTGCGCAGCACCGGCGCTGCGGTGCACCTCATTACCGACGGCGACGTTGCCGGAGTCATCCATTGCGCGACGCCCGACGAAACCGGCGTCGATATGTATATCGGTACCGGCGGCGCGCCCGAGGGCGTGCTGGCGGCTGTGGCGCTGCGCTGCATCGGCGGCCAGATGCAGTGCCGGCTGATCCTGGACACCGAAGAGAAACGGGCTCGCGCACACAAGATGGGCGTGACTGATCCGAAGATGATCTACGGGATCGAAGACATGGCGAAGGGCGACTGCCTGTTCGCCGCAACCGGCGTGACCACCGGCTCGCTGCTTTCCGGCGTCAAGTTCCGCAAGGACGTCATCCAGACCGAGACCGTGGTGATGCGCTCGGTCACCGGCACCGTGCGCTACATCAAGGCCGAGCATCGGCAGCTCGAGAAATTCCACCTCGACTGA
- a CDS encoding homoserine dehydrogenase, protein MVAPLKVGIAGLGTVGAEVVRLIEQQARTLSARSGRGVQVVAVTARSKAKKRKLDLRGVAWAKNPLDLANDPGIDCFVELMGGAGEPALSAIEAALKSGKSVVTANKALIAKHGLRLAKLAEKHGGALNYEAAVGAAIPVIKTLREGLAGTSVHRVYGILNGTCNYILTRMEQEGLSFAECLKDAQRLGYAEANPSFDVDGHDTAQKLAILASLAFGTAVAQNAVYVEGISSITPEDLRAAEELGYRVKLLGVAVRTAKGIEQRVHPTMVPKSSSIAQVMGVTNAVTIDGEGIPPITLVGPGAGGAATASAVIADIADVARGIRAKPFGRPVEQLRVTSKAPMERHEGGYYIRLMARDLAGTAATIATRLAEQKISIESIVQRHANGVDTALAKGKSSPVPVILITYATSEDAVYRALEAVQRDKVISGRPQVIRIEKN, encoded by the coding sequence ATGGTCGCACCCCTGAAAGTGGGTATTGCGGGGCTCGGCACCGTTGGCGCCGAAGTCGTCCGCCTCATCGAGCAGCAGGCCCGCACCTTGTCGGCGCGCAGCGGACGCGGCGTGCAGGTGGTCGCGGTCACCGCGCGTTCGAAGGCGAAAAAGCGCAAGCTTGACCTGCGCGGCGTCGCCTGGGCGAAAAATCCGCTCGATCTCGCCAACGATCCCGGCATCGATTGCTTTGTCGAATTGATGGGCGGGGCGGGCGAGCCGGCGCTCTCGGCGATCGAGGCGGCGCTGAAGTCAGGCAAATCGGTGGTCACCGCCAACAAGGCCCTGATCGCCAAACATGGCCTGCGGCTGGCCAAGCTGGCCGAGAAGCATGGCGGCGCGCTGAATTATGAGGCCGCCGTCGGCGCGGCAATCCCTGTCATCAAGACCTTGCGCGAGGGTCTTGCGGGAACCTCCGTACATCGCGTCTACGGTATTCTGAACGGCACCTGCAATTACATCCTGACTCGGATGGAACAGGAGGGATTGTCGTTCGCCGAATGCCTGAAGGATGCGCAGCGCCTCGGTTACGCCGAGGCCAACCCATCGTTCGACGTCGACGGCCATGACACCGCGCAAAAGCTTGCGATCCTAGCCAGCCTCGCATTCGGCACCGCGGTGGCCCAGAATGCGGTTTACGTCGAGGGGATATCCTCGATCACGCCGGAAGATCTGCGCGCTGCGGAAGAACTCGGCTATCGTGTCAAGCTGCTTGGGGTTGCGGTAAGAACCGCAAAAGGCATCGAGCAGCGCGTGCATCCGACCATGGTGCCGAAATCGTCCTCGATCGCGCAGGTGATGGGGGTCACCAATGCCGTGACCATTGACGGCGAGGGCATCCCTCCGATCACGCTGGTCGGGCCGGGCGCGGGCGGCGCCGCGACGGCTTCCGCCGTGATCGCCGATATTGCCGACGTCGCGCGCGGCATTCGTGCCAAGCCGTTCGGGCGTCCGGTGGAGCAATTGCGCGTGACCAGCAAGGCGCCGATGGAGCGCCACGAAGGTGGCTATTATATCCGCCTGATGGCGCGCGATTTGGCAGGCACGGCCGCGACCATCGCGACTAGGCTTGCGGAACAGAAGATTTCCATTGAATCGATTGTGCAACGGCACGCGAACGGCGTTGACACCGCACTCGCGAAGGGAAAATCCTCACCGGTGCCGGTTATTCTGATTACTTATGCGACCAGCGAGGATGCGGTATATCGCGCGCTCGAGGCAGTGCAGCGTGACAAGGTGATCAGCGGACGGCCGCAGGTGATACGGATTGAAAAGAACTAG
- a CDS encoding LL-diaminopimelate aminotransferase produces the protein MEDFYRIRRLPPYVFEQVNRAKAAARNAGADIIDLGMGNPDLPTPPHVIEKLKETLGKPRTDRYSASRGITGLRKAQAAYYARRFGVKLNPETQVVATLGSKEGFANVAQAITAPGDVVLCPNPSYPIHAFGFLMAGGVIRSVPSEPTPQFFEAVERAIVHSIPKPLALVVCYPSNPTAYVADLDFYKDLVAFAKKHEIFILSDLAYAEVYFDENNPPPSVLQVPGAIDVTVEFTSMSKTFSMAGWRMGFAVGNERIIAALARVKSYLDYGAFTPIQVAATAALNGPEDCIREMRDTYRKRRDALVESFGRAGWEIPPPSASMFAWAPLPEAFRDVGSMQFATLMVEKSGVVVSPGVAFGEHGEGYVRIAMVENEQRIRQAARGVRRFLESGLETLHNVVPLANRR, from the coding sequence ATGGAAGATTTTTACCGCATACGCCGCCTGCCGCCTTACGTGTTCGAACAGGTCAACCGGGCCAAGGCGGCCGCGCGGAATGCTGGCGCCGATATTATCGATCTTGGCATGGGCAACCCGGACCTGCCGACGCCGCCCCATGTCATCGAAAAGCTGAAGGAAACGCTCGGCAAGCCGCGAACCGACCGCTACTCCGCCTCGCGCGGAATCACCGGCCTGCGCAAGGCGCAGGCGGCCTATTACGCCAGGCGTTTCGGCGTGAAGCTCAATCCCGAGACCCAGGTCGTCGCGACGCTGGGGTCCAAAGAGGGCTTCGCCAACGTCGCGCAGGCGATCACCGCGCCGGGCGACGTCGTGCTGTGTCCCAACCCCAGCTATCCCATTCATGCCTTCGGATTCCTGATGGCCGGCGGCGTGATCCGCTCGGTACCGTCCGAGCCGACGCCGCAGTTCTTTGAGGCAGTCGAGCGCGCGATCGTTCATTCGATTCCAAAGCCGCTCGCGCTGGTCGTTTGTTATCCCTCCAATCCCACCGCCTATGTCGCCGATCTCGATTTCTACAAAGACCTCGTGGCCTTCGCGAAGAAGCACGAGATCTTCATTCTGTCGGATCTGGCTTACGCGGAAGTTTATTTCGACGAAAACAATCCGCCGCCTTCGGTATTGCAGGTTCCCGGCGCAATCGACGTGACCGTGGAATTCACCTCGATGTCCAAGACCTTTTCGATGGCCGGCTGGCGCATGGGGTTTGCCGTCGGCAACGAGCGCATCATTGCAGCGCTGGCACGGGTCAAATCCTATCTGGACTACGGCGCTTTCACGCCGATCCAGGTTGCCGCGACCGCGGCGCTCAATGGTCCGGAGGATTGCATCCGCGAGATGCGCGACACCTACCGCAAGCGCCGGGATGCGTTGGTCGAGTCATTCGGGCGTGCGGGGTGGGAAATTCCGCCGCCTTCCGCGTCGATGTTCGCGTGGGCGCCGTTGCCCGAGGCGTTCCGCGACGTCGGCAGCATGCAGTTCGCGACCCTGATGGTCGAGAAATCCGGGGTCGTGGTTTCGCCAGGCGTTGCCTTCGGCGAGCATGGCGAAGGATATGTCCGTATTGCCATGGTGGAAAACGAGCAACGTATCCGCCAGGCCGCGCGCGGGGTCCGCCGCTTCCTTGAAAGCGGCCTTGAAACGTTGCACAACGTGGTTCCTCTCGCCAACCGGCGCTAG